Below is a genomic region from Ictalurus punctatus breed USDA103 chromosome 12, Coco_2.0, whole genome shotgun sequence.
aaaaaaaacggctgTAGGGTGACCACCATGAATACAGgttgtaaaacattttaaacatgccCTATTACCTGCTAGTTAACACTCTTAGAGGTTGATGGTGGCTTATTTAACAGTTCCATTCACAACTGCTGTATACTTAAGCAtttatggggatatagtagtcCAATTTGTAGTCATCAAGAtaattaaccctttcatgcatagtcatcactacagtggacagctattcaaaagccattttctTGCTATTGCAAggatatgcattattttttttttaaactgcataAGCAGGCACTAGACTGGACACTAATACGTCGTTTGAACGCATGCAGTTAATCGGAGTGGACActtcaatacattttttaaaaaatgtatatcttATATAAGTAAAATGGAGGTAAAAAAATGTTATGCCTAaagaagaatttaaaaaaaaaataaaaatccttgatcaggatttcataattcatgcatgaaaggGCTAATACTGATAAAttacaacacaaacaaaaggcCATCAGATTAAAAGGTGGGCCATAAAAGCAAAAAAGTAtgtctgtttaaaaatattagttcaaattgattatttaaaaaaaaaaaaaaaaaaaacccggagTCAAGGCCATTGTTGTCTTAAAAGAATAAACAATGTGCTTACAGAGGCAACAGGATTTTAAAATAAGGCATAAGACTGGTCAATGAAAAAGGCAAATTAGGCTACGATCACATTAAAAGCTTCACTGCACAATGCCACTTTTGGCTCAGATCGGATTTGTCTCTTGATAGTGACCCATTTTGGTCTTTAATGACAAAAAttgattgtgttttgtttgaatcGATTCCGCAAATGCTGACATCCAGTCTTGCATTGCTGTGAGGACAATCAGTATGTTTacgtggacaacaataatccgatattaacccgattaagacgatactctgattatgcaactagcatgtaaacagcgattattgatgaccttcgactaaagtcatactcgaagtaaacacaaatggaattaaggcgtgtggagtattcctgtttcagcctaccttaatcacattaacatcgtgtgggagatttcaccgcatttttagacaggacacgtacacacacggcagcgctcaaccgtttgacggtttgcaaacaagagagcacggctgcgtccaaaaccgtgtacttacctactacatagtaggcgagatacatgcaagtaagtatgcggtttgggacgcagcccacggcttcaagccgTCGTccatttgcacgtatagcatgactaataattaactgcacttgaagctttcgtaaaattaaaaataaaaaacacccaaaactgtatacggtaccataacaaagacgaactgtatgttgatgcgtgaaattctggagggacgtcagacggcgtgacgtggggatgtaatgacgcgtgccgttaatcgctctgtgttctataacatataaaacagaaacatgaaagaaatattctaaaagcgtctcatgtaaacaccttaatcacaatattgtcttattcagaataagctcaataattagattactgctgtccatgtaaacgtagtcactgtgtGCACAGTCCactggaagaaaagaaaaaaaagtaacagGAATTCCGATCTGATCTTGGACTTCATACGAAAGCGTCTCAGGTGTCATTTGAAAAgatctgatttttatttttgtccatacTGTCTggtggaaaagaaaaatcagATTTGTGTCACTTCAACCTTGTAGCCTTAAAAAGTATTCTGGTGATCCAAAACCAGGGTGGGAATTATGCATTCTAGTTGTTAACGCGGATGTTTAAAAAGACGTGATCTCAGGACGAAAATGTTTGCTGGttcaaaaataagtacaccaaTAGAAAGGGTACCCTGAATATCTTCTTCaaacagtattaaatattaatactttattaattttCTAACTTCGCAGCAGGGAGACAGCGATTGCCGCAGTGAGCTCTGTGGACTCTTTAGTCTCGGTACAAAATGCTGACTTGAATGCCATTTTCAATCCATTTTCAAAGCCTTGTTTTCTTCGTCATGACAATTTAACAGGCTTAGCGTTTGCCTGACGAGAGGGGGATTACGGCGAAGAGAAAACGagagtgtgaggaacgtcaAAATGTTCTGCTCGCAGTGGCATTCACGGCTTTACGAATATATTCCACACAGTGTACGAGTGTGGGTGCTGGTGTTAACCGACTGTCACCCTGAAGGCAACGTGGACgcttacaaataaaattcagACAAGACACATGAGGAGGCGGTGCTGTTCAAGGTGCTGAAAAGATATGTGAAGTCACAGGGGATAAGTGCTGTTGCGTATGAATGTCAGTTCGATCCAGCTAAACAGCAGCATTTCTGTCTTAAGACTGACTTTCAAGTTTGCAAATTCAAGTAATGGCACTGGTAAAATGCAAAGCAGCCAACATTCTACACGAATGTATTCATTCtttgttagatttttttccttttccattcCTTGAATAAACAGAATGACCCATCATACACatccaaaaataataataataataataaaagtacatTAGTAGAGAGGAGAGGGAAAACATAAATCTGTCGATGTTTGAGTCAGTTCTTGGACACTGGCAAGCTCagctggaataaaaaaaaaataataaatgaataaaattggaCCGGGGTGAATACATGGAAGAGCTAGGAACATCATTCATCCTGAAATACACTACTGACACTGCAAGCATTAATCACTGGGCTGGCTTAGAGCACCGCTGAACATTATTCAGGAAGCAAAGTCTTAAATAACTTGCTGATCCCTACTCTGGTTTTCCGTTAATTTATGGATCAAACTTGGATGAGAAATCAGCTCGTATGTACTTCCTCTGCCTGCAAAACTCCATCCACAGTATTCCTGCAATTCGCACTGACTAGGAAAACGTGAGTAACGCTTAAGATAAGATCAAATATACAAAGTGTATAATCCTGAGAAAGTAATACAGTGAAACTATTGATCCATCAGCAAACACGGGTTTAAGATTTGAACATGGAGGAGCTGGATGCGTTCCCTGTGTTTGGGTTTGCGTTGCGTCTACGTTAGCACCAAGAGCAAGGCAGGCAAAATTCCGGCAAGCTAAATTCAGGCTGTCAAAGTGGACGAAATCGATGCTCCCTACAAAAGCTGGAAGCACCGGGGGAAAACCTGTCACCGGTTTCTTTTGCAAAGCAGAGTGCGGTACGCCCAATTAAACTGCTGTGCTCTGCGAGGGTGCTTGTATGATTAGCTCGGGGTCAAAAAGTCTGATCTATGTGTGGGCTTTGTCcagaaacaaaagaagaagaagaaaaaaaaaaaaaaaaaaaaaaaaaagagagagagaaaggtgtgGATCAGCAGCTGTATTCCATGGACACACAGTGTGGCATAAAGCAAGACCCACAATTCCCATGTGcttgtcacacacacattcacttacCATATAAATTATCTAGATGGTATATTTACCATAACAGGTATGGTAACATTTATTTACTCCATTAAGCCAGTCAACTCACTGTATAGTATTGCCcacttgtgtgtatgtggagcaaaggtgaagaaaaaaaaggcaggaaATGTGTATTCGTTTGGTTTGATGGTATAAGgataaagagagatagaaaacaaaagaaagaggTTTTCTATGTACGTCCTTACCCGTGCCAGTGCCATCTCTCTGGAGGCAATGCACACGAAGCACAGCATATACAAAATGCTTATTCATCTACAAGCCCAGTATACCTCATAAAACATTGCTCACTTGTGCTTGTGAACAAAGCAGGAAAAGTATTAACCACGCAATTATCTGTACGTTCATTTTGCTTGGTTAGATgaaaaaaggaataataataaaaataacaaaaaaaaaacatttctattcaCATTATCTACGGACACTCCTCACGTGTCCCAGTCCAGCTCCCTGGAGGCGATACGGACCAGCCTGAGCTCGAGCTCAAAGGCGTCGGGCCGCTGGCGCGGGTCGGCCGCTAACATCTCCCTGATGAGCCGCTTCATTCCAGCGCTCATGCTTTTCATCCGTGCTGGGATCAGAAGCTCCATGTTGGGGTTCTCGAGCAGCGCCTCGCCGAGCGGCACGATGACCTCGCCGTGGCGCACATAGCTGCCCAGCAGCTCGCGCTGTGTGCCCGCCTCTACAAATGTCAGGCGCTCCACCATTGCCCAGATGATCACGCCCAGCGCGAAGATGTCCGCCTTGGCCGTGTAGCAGCCCTCGCGTGCTTCAGGCGCCATGTAGAAGTCAGTGCCACATGCTGTGGACAGGAAGCAGCGTTCAACGCTCGCCGGCTCGTCTGGGTCCAAGCCTGATGCTGAGCAAACCTTAAAATGATAAACAACAAAAGTTCAACTTTCGCGTCGCTTTCAATTTCAGTGTGCGTTACGTTACAAACAATAGTAATATTATTTAATGCCTATCCTTTTAAATTCTACTTACTGTTACATTTTCATGACCATCGTATGGCAGGTGTTTGTGtaatggaatggaatggaataaATTACATTCAGTCGTACATTACAATAATAAGACATTGAATTTGTGATCGTATGTTCTTGGCACTTTTAAAGATCTTACACTCCTACCTTGCTTAGGCCAAAGTCGGCCACCTTAAGCGTGGGCTCGGCCGGACCCTGCGAGATCAAGATGTTGTCGGGTTTCAGGTCCCGGTGGATGATGCGATTGCGGTGCAGGAAGGCCAGCGCACTGCCCAGCTGCAACATGAAGCTGGCGTTGGTCCGGCGACTCGGTTTGCGCGAGAGCAGGTACGCGTTCAGGTCGCCACCATCACAGAAATCCATCACAAACCACAGGTAGCGAGAACGGCGCCCATCAAACGCCAGCTCACCCTTCAGGGATGTTTCCACCAACTGAGAAGGTAAAAATGGGCAACATTACATCCAGTAACAATCTGCTTGCTTCTAGTAACATCATTTATTAACATATTATCTGTAAGCGTTCTTACAGAATCATCACGTCAAGTTAAGGTGACTAGTGACTGTATTAGTCTAATCGACTAGTCGATGCTACCATGTTGttaaaacaacttaaaacaggACACCATCGTTGGCAGACCGCTTCATTACGTGAGCAAAACAATAGGAACAGattgtcttaaagtaaataacacttaatatttagttgcatatcccttgcttgcaataactgcattaaGCTGATGACCCACTGCTgcgtttttcttttgtgttgctttcccaggcttgtactgcagcttctttcggttgttgttttgggattttttttccttccttcaggaggtgaaatgctgctcaactgggttaagacctggtgattgacttggccagtctaaaaccttccactttttgcccttgatgaagtcctttgttgagttggcagtgctTTCTGGGtcgttgtctcgctgcatgaTGACGTTCCTCTCagttagattggatgcatttctctgtaaattggaagacagattgtttctgtaaacttctgaatttattctgctgctacccTCATGAgtttcatcatcaataaagattagtgagactgttccagaagcagccatggaagcccaagccatgacactacctccaccatgcttgactgatgagcttgtatagTTTGGATCGTGAGTCTTCCTTTCtccactttggtagaggttaatcttggttccagatcttttgtggctcatttctgtgtttctttgtgaattccaatcagGATTTCAGATTCTTaatgctgatgagtggtttgcatcttgtggtatggcctctgtaTTTCTCCACTTGAAGTCTTATTCGAATGGTGGATcgtgagaccttcacccctgccctgtggaggttgttggtgaagTCAAGAACAgttattttggggtttttccttcacagctctcacaatgtttcttcCATCAacttcagttttattttacaaaagcagctttacagaaatatatacatttgagatctaaattttaaacctatgaatttatccctaatgagcaagccagaggtgacggtggcaagaaaaaaactccctgagacgatatgaggaagaaaccttgagaggaaatagactcgaaagggaacccatccttatCTGGGTGACACCTGATACTGCAATTATAAAtcattcccttctataactatgtgctacatgataaaacaaaaacagtctaATCAGGAAATTCACCACAGTCTTAACATGAAGTTTATTCCGCTGAAGTCATGAACTTGtcatgttttccttggccgacctgttacatgtctggttgttagtacaccagggAGTTCTTTCTTTTTGGGGGACGCTCCgaatgcttgtgcaatgcctccgatagattttccctcttttcacaCCTTCAAaatgcttgcttttctcccataaatagttctctggtcttcatgttggtttatcctttttaacaacaaaagcAGTCTTCATAGgcgaaacctagggctcaaaccaagagcagACATTCAGCGCTATTAATTCTTTCAAATAATCAACtgaacagggcacacctgggcagcaagaaacaccacatcagtcacatgtttcaatattttgatcgcttgaaaaaaaaaatgggtgggttcaaacaaaaggtgccttGTTCTAAGCTGTTCAACACATCTAGACGCAAATATgtagaaatgaaagctgaagttTAAACAGTACAATTCAGTCGAGTACTTCTGCTAGcacttatttttttacactCCTATAATTATCCTTTTCTAATATTTATAGCCATGGTTATTATTGGGTGTTTGCTGACAACAGataaaacgtttttaaaaaaattaatagctTCAGTTTATGGTCCGTCAAAGTAATACTGATGTGGCCCGGACAGAATTTGGAGTTTGACACCACTGAACTACATGAAAACGCATGTTT
It encodes:
- the pdik1l gene encoding serine/threonine-protein kinase pdik1l; this translates as MVSRQAKYELIQEVGRGSYGVVYEAVVHRTGARVAVKKIRCHSPENVELALREFWALSSIQSQHPNVIHLKECVLQRGGLAQRMNHGSDSSSYLELVETSLKGELAFDGRRSRYLWFVMDFCDGGDLNAYLLSRKPSRRTNASFMLQLGSALAFLHRNRIIHRDLKPDNILISQGPAEPTLKVADFGLSKVCSASGLDPDEPASVERCFLSTACGTDFYMAPEAREGCYTAKADIFALGVIIWAMVERLTFVEAGTQRELLGSYVRHGEVIVPLGEALLENPNMELLIPARMKSMSAGMKRLIREMLAADPRQRPDAFELELRLVRIASRELDWDT